From the Trifolium pratense cultivar HEN17-A07 linkage group LG4, ARS_RC_1.1, whole genome shotgun sequence genome, the window gcttatacagttccctaaactgtttaagtcaaatcagaggagactaccctcaataGAACATGCTCAAAGTCAAGCAGGGGAAACCTCCCCAGCAAAATAACAACGAGCAcagcattcatacatgcaaaaagAATAACAATTGTACAAAACAGGCATaaataaacaggcaaaacttagcacaccaaccTGCTCGAATTCCAGACGAGCACCTTAATACTGGGGAGATAAGCTCCCCAGCTCAAAGTTTAAACAACTAATTTTCATTAAATTGAGAAAAGGGGACCAACCCCCTGGCTTGAATGTTCATTAAGTTGAAAAGGGGACTAGTTCCCCGGccctaattattattaaattaaaaattgggaccaagctccccggttgaaatttttaaacaaaatttcaagtaaaaattttctaagttatttggacggggaggctccccggttgaaatttttaaacaaaatttcaagtaaaaattttctaagttatttggacggggaggctccccggttgaaatttttaaacaacgaaatttctccaaaattttctaagttaaaaagacggggaggctccccggttgaaattttaaacaacgaaattttgtaaaattttctaagttaaaaaaggaggcaacatacatgcgagcagaTATGGACGAGCAGTTATAAACaagcatagataaataaaacgggcacctgcccggaattgtcataaatatcaaacggggacaaaagcccacttgttccaaaattacaaaccatggctcaaaggccccaaaaatcaaagagacaaaaataaattacattagAAAGGCCGgggacatctactcctcgcaCCTATCTTCCTGCTCAGTCACATCATCCTGCTCGTCTTCATGACCCTCCTCGAACACCCCCTCAGCATCTTCCCCCTCTTCATCAGAGTCGGCCAGGCCAGCCGGGATAACAATTTGGCCATCCTTGACCTGCCCGTTCACATGCATTCCCCGGGTCACCAGCTCCACGTCAGGATTGAGGCACTTGATTTGCTGCACGGCATTCTCAAAGGCGTACTCAGTGCCCTCTACAAAATCATGAGACAGCTGagcaatcaccttgaccaagtctgctcgggtgGTCAACCCCTCGGCAGCCTTGTGCTCGTTCTCGCCCGGCGCCATGGCAGCATTAAGCCTTTCAATTTCAGCCCGAGCAGCATCCAAATCCTCTCCCCTTTTACGGTGCTCGTCCAGCTGGTCACCCCAATGTTTTTGCTTCTCCCGGAGATCTTCCACAACAATTTTGAGTTGGTTGATCCGACTTTTGGACCGCTCGTGCCGGGCCTCGGCAGTGTTCAGCTGCTCGACTAAAGACTCCCGCTCGTCACCGAGGACAAGGGAGCTCGAGACCATCCGCACCATAGCAGCCATGTCTCGAGCATGCTGCTCCCTACGGGCCTCTGGTTCCTGGTTAAGAATGGCAGCCCTTTCAGTTTCAAAGACCTCCGGGGGATACTTCTCAAAAAATCTGTCCACGGTAAAGCACCGAGGAACCGGAAACTTGCTGCATCCTCCCATGCCCGCATCCTGAACCGGGGGatcttcttctcttgtcctCTTCGCTGGAGGAGGCCGGGGAGCTGAGGTAGGGGTGCCCGTACCAACACCCGAGGACCCAATAACCTGCACGGAAGGGGTCCCCGGCCTCACTTCCTGGGAAGCTCTAGCAACAACCTTCTTCTTTCCCCGAGCAGCCTTGCTCGCCCTTTCATCTTGCTTGGCCTTCAACATGCGCTCAGCAATGCTCTCCATTTCGTCTGCAAATAAACAACGAGCAGGTTAATAAAAACGAAGAATGCATACAAAAGCAaaaaatttttctaagttaaaaatagaaaagaagcaATACCCAAGCACAGCCTAACCTCCCCGGCATTCTTACACTTAAGGAGGGTTCTAGTATTTATAAAGCGGGGAGACACCTTCGCCTTCCCATGCTCGTCTCTTATTATGACTCCCCTACGAGTCGTCCAGATGCCcggagtaaaaccggccacaaacGCCTTTAAATCCTCAAAAGCAGCCATCTCCTCGGGAGACAAATCCGCGTCCCCGGAAGTATACTCCTTTGGTTCCTTTTGAAAATGGTCATACGACCAACTTAATGGGAACTTAGGGACTGCTCGGAGTATAGGTTGCCCGTTGTCATCCTTCCGAGCAACACCCTGCTCGTCCCTATCTTCTGCCCATTCTAACaaactctcccgggcagattccgattccggacgGACCACAAAGTACCTCCCTTTGAAGTCTTTGATGGAGTCCACGAACATCTTGAAAAGTTtaacatcctcgtgatgctttaGAGAAACCCAATTCTGGCGAGGTTCTTGCCCGGCATCCCTCGTCGGCTTGCGTTGGATTTTAAATATTCTGAAGAAAAGGGGAAGAGTGGGACGAACATCCCTATACGAGCAGAGGTGCTCGAACCCCATGATGAACGACCAAGAATTTGGATGCAGCTGTGACGGAGCCACCTGCAACGCTTTAAGCACGCTGGCCGCAAAGGGGCTGAACGGCAACCTGAGCCCCATCTCCTTAAAAACAAACTCGTACATTGCGAAGTCAAGTCCACCAAAGgacgagcacacccgttcatCCTCCCCGGGTATACGGGTCGACCAATTTTGGTGCCCGTCCCCCCTCTCCTGCTCGACAGTCAGGAACACTCTTGGGTCCCGAGAGTTGAGCGTCGAGGCTATTCCCCGGGGCTCAGGAGCAACCCAATCCAATGCAGGATCGGTTATACAGTCAACCAGAGCATGCTTCTCCACAACATGCGTCTCCACGACCTCCTCGGCTTCTGACATTTTTACAACCTGAAATGcagcaaaaacaaagtgaattcgacgaacaaatccaccctttcactgcaattcaagtgaaagggcgcaggataggacgaggacgctgccctcgaccaaaagcccttttcaaatggcaaaTCAAAAATAACCGAGGAGGGTGACTTAAATAGAGCCGGGGAGATAAGCTCCCCGGCCCGAGATTCAAACAATTAATTCCTAAGGGAAAGACGAGGAGATAACCTCCCCGGTACGAGATTCAAACAACGAATTTCATGGagaaattttctaagttaaaaagggaGGAAATATCCTCCCCGGCCACAAAATCAATTGactaaagtttcaaacggggagatagaCTCCCCGGTACTAGCAAACAAACTGTCTAAAAATTGAGACgaggagataggctccccgtcactagtCATCTAACTTAAAGTTTCAAAGGGGACTAACTCCCCGGCTCTAAATTTAAATGGTGCCCGGCTCTAAATACATATAGTGCCCGGCACATTCATACATTCATACATTCTTCATGTAAAAAACGCCCAAAACTGGGCAAGAACAGCAAAAGATGGATCTAAAGCagtaaaatttagaaaaattaccttgaatatgagGGAAATCTGAAGAATGACGTGACTAGGACGTTTGAACTTCAGAGAAAACTTTCAGGAATCACAagtgaagagagagagtgaaaagtgaGAATGAAATTCACTCTCCCATATTTATAGAACAAGCCAGGAAAATGAAGAGACACCTTGATCCAAGGGTCATTACACcccctcgtaaaaatcaaagcagtaaatgcaccCTTTCACATCCCCAACAAAAAGCTGCTCGAATCACACCCGAGCAAACCTTCAAGAAAAAGCTGCACTTCACAAGGAAGACCTCCTCGGTGCTAACTTCTTCATCAGAATAGCGAGCAACATATGCTCCTCAATGATACCTCCTCGTCTCAACAACGAGCAACTATTTGCCCGTGTATAAATATCGCCTCGTAGGAGATACGAGCAACATATGCTCCTCGTTGTTACCTCCTCGTCGTAACAACGAGCAACCACTTGGTCTTTCATAAATATCTCCTCGTAGGAGATACGAGCAACACACACCTCCTCGTAACCATGATTACGAGCAAGATACCAACCTCCTCGAAAAATCAATTCGAGCAAACACTTGCTACGAGCAAGGTCTAGATGAGCAACTTCCTCATCTACTctgttcaagagaggttgcaaggagatttTCTTCTACATttgggcacacatctaaagtcatcactcctatgactaggagcaacgacttggggggctcctgttctggactggactaatgctagtccacctagaccctctcAAGTCCACGTGGCTTGTCcaatcacctccatgtcagcatgacACAACCTCtcaaccaagatagggtaaaattgcTATCCacacccactatctaagggtaatatcttggcagtccctcttaatgggccttggctagtccagcccactaagaggacctttggcccagagctgggggctataaatactctccctcttgggagagcaaggtagacactattcattactacaatctctatctctctctaacttctctctaagTACCTCTTGCTCTCTTActgacttaagcatcggagcacctgcaggtacaacccccccctccgtggaccatCTGCTCGGACCTGCTGCCCTATCatctgctcaacggacttccagctggccttccacctgttctgatcaacagttaagatcactTAGTTTGTCCATTTTCGCTTTCCAGGTGCCCACAACATTGGTGTAATCCATTGCAAATTCTTCGAAAATCATCTTTATAACCTCAGTGGAACTAATAAACCTGACCCTTCTATGAATACTGAATTTCTAAATGTACTAAGATCAAGATGCAATGAAACTGATGCATTGTCAATTTCAGCATCAGGATATACATCGCATGCCTCGTCTTCTTCCTTAGCTgaagaacaacaaaaaatcaCTATGGACTCTAGGAAATCGCTATCGGGTTTCGGGATGTTATACTACCGCAGCCTATTGCAAGGTAAAGGAATCCTCTATGCTGACCAGCAGCTAATGGAAGGTGAAAAAACAAAGTATTGGGTTCAAGAATATGCATCTAATCCTACTTTGTTCCGTCAAGATTTTGCACTGGCAATGATGAAACTCTCGGATCTTCGAGTTTTGACAATGCCTATGGGACAGATTCGACGCACTTGTTCAAAAGTTGCATGAAAGTGCTGCTAAGAACTGCCTCACATTTTTGTATGTGTTAGTGTTACATTCTTCTTAATAACTGTAAATTTGTATCAGTTAGTTCTATAAGCTCTCTAGGATAGCTTATTGtaaacagcttatagcttatatgaaaacaaattgactttattttatatttttttatagaaatagtttatacataaacACTAATATAATAAATGTCACaaacacttaattaagttgtttatccaaacagaaaTTATAAAATGGGAAAATAGGTAAACAAGAAAGTTAGAAATTCATATATTGTAGGAGAACACAAAGCTCTAAGcagtggaaaaaaaataaagaagaaagcTTTAAACAAAACCAAATAGAGTAAATAGTACAGAAAACTGGATTGGAGGAAAACAAGACTAGAGATACAAATAGTGATGTAGAACTGGTTTTTCCTATATACTAGAACATGATTTGCATTGTGATTAAATGGTTTATCTTTTATATAACTGAATCGGACCGAGTCTTTCCTTTGAGCTTTTGAAGCTGACAGAGGGCTGTGGAACAATAAACTCCGAGTTTATGTCCCTGAAAAACTTGTCCACAATGTCTACATAAACCGGACTTTTAAGACGAGAATAGTAGTGAAGTGCTTCTTCTATGTCTAATACATGTTCAAGATCACCTGAATCCATCATATCCAATTCCTTCATCTTCTGTGCCAAGACATGAGCTCCTTTATTCGTGTTATCCTCCTTTTTCATCAGTTGTGATTGCGACGAGCTACTGTAGTTCATCATCTTCGCTTTTTCTGTTACATCATAAGTGCTTTTTTGTGGACTTTCCTTTGCAAAACACATGAAGTTTCCATTTCTTGCAGAATCTTCCATTGCAGGCTCTTTTGACTTGGATATGTTGATGTTATTGTTACCAACCTTCTTCATTTTGCTGAGATCAGACTGTAAGAGATCATAAAACTCATTGTAGAATTGGTCACTTGCATAAGCTTTTGCATTGTCCATATTACAAAGGTGTGGACCAAAGGAAATTGATCTTGGAAGTTTTTGGTACCCTCCAGAGAAAAGAGACCTGAAATTTTTTAGACTTCTGTGAAAGAAACGTTTGGTCTTGTGAATGGTTTTTCTTAGATGAACCATTGTGGTTATACTATGAAAGGGTATGTGTGGCTTTCTCTAAGTGGCTCTATCTTCTAGAGCTGTCAATAGTTTTAATCTGGTTTAGCTCTTGTTGTAATCTGGTTTATGTCCCTATCAGCATGTGGCTATatgataatataaaaattgaagggtatgtttgatttttgtttttgtttatatttttaatcataaaaatgtcatttttgttttctattttcaatgttttataattatttattaattaaaagtaaAAGTAAGAAATAAATACAGAGAATGAAGACAAAGATCAAACAATGGCTCTAGATTTTGTCCATGTCATGGTGGTGGTTACTCTGTTGAAGATACttaaagaaaagtttacaaGTTTGAGGATTTTGATATTTTGAGTTCCAGATTATAAAAGCATTGGTTCTTGTTTAAGCAAAGTGATGTTAAAATGTCTGGCACAGTAATAGTAGATTATTAACAGATTAAAATAATAACTTGCTTACTTAAAATAGCAAAGTTGGTTCTATAGTAAGAAAGTAATCACACACAAGAACACAAAAACTCACTCTTACTCTACTCGATACGCTTTCAGCTCAACCCACTTTGCTATGCTACGATCGAGTGTCTGCCAACTTATCAGCGAATATGTATAGAGATACTTCTTACTATAACGTCTAATTAGATCGGTCAGTCTCGAATAAGATTAACTTTGATGCGAGGACACATATTAATGCACCTCCAAAGCAGATTCATactcacttttttttaacagaaaatTCAGTATGTATCACTGCAAATAATTAATGGCATATATTCTATAGTCAGAAAAACTTGTTtacattttgtaaaaataaagaTGCATGGTCCACATTCTATAAGTAAGGTTGGCAATAGGAAGAGAGCATTCCATTTACTGCAATGAATGTTGTCACTATTGTACACTTGCCATTGTTTCCATTATACTCTCACTCACCCACCACTTTCCTATATTATGAAGTTAAAAGCGACTACTCTTTAAACATATTGGCATTATCTGTTGCTTTCTTGAAAACTTGTGTCCACTGGAAAGCTACTGTACTCTGTCTACTGACATTAACTTTGGAAGCACAAACATAAGTTATAAAGACCAAACATGAGGATGTCCATGATTTGACAAACTCATACTAAACATGAATCATGTACAATTCATGAATTATTTCAAAGTCATAGATTAATTACTTTGTATagttgtaaa encodes:
- the LOC123921642 gene encoding uncharacterized protein LOC123921642, which encodes MVHLRKTIHKTKRFFHRSLKNFRSLFSGGYQKLPRSISFGPHLCNMDNAKAYASDQFYNEFYDLLQSDLSKMKKVGNNNINISKSKEPAMEDSARNGNFMCFAKESPQKSTYDVTEKAKMMNYSSSSQSQLMKKEDNTNKGAHVLAQKMKELDMMDSGDLEHVLDIEEALHYYSRLKSPVYVDIVDKFFRDINSEFIVPQPSVSFKSSKERLGPIQLYKR